A section of the Rhodobacteraceae bacterium M382 genome encodes:
- a CDS encoding formate dehydrogenase subunit alpha, whose amino-acid sequence MLRKKTNGVARRPQRTSILSEVAEKSVDRRAFLRGSGLAIGGLAAISATGGTVTQANAASAAAGAVEAIKSVCTHCSVGCTVVAEVQNGVWIGQEPGWDSPFNLGAHCAKGASVREHAHGERRLKYPMKKEGGEWKRISWEQAINEIGDGMMQIRDESGPDSVYWLGSAKHNNEQAYLFRKFAAYWGTNNVDHQARICHSTTVAGVANTWGYGAMTNSYNDIHNSKAIFIIGGNPAEAHPVSLLHVLKAKEQNNAPLIVCDPRFTRTAAHADEYVRFRPGSDVALVWGILYHIFENGWEDKEFIRTRVWGMDQIREEVRKWTPEEVERVTGTPGSQLKRVARTMANNRPGTVIWCMGGTQHTNGNNNTRAYCILQLALGNMGASGGGTNIFRGHDNVQGATDLGVLSHTLPGYYGLSKGAWAHWARVWEEDPEWLAGQFDKIVDKDGKDKSLQNLTGIPVSRWIDGVLEEKDNMDQPNNVRAMVLWGHAPNSQTRGPEMKTAMEKLDMLVVVDPYPTVSAVLHDRTDGCYLLPACTQFETRGSVTASNRSFQWRDKVVDPLFESKTDHEIMGLFANKFGWADRFFRNIEMEDENTPNVESVTREFNKGLWTIGYTGQSPERLKLHMANQHTFDRTTLQAIGGPADGDYYGLPWPCWGTAEMGHPGTPNLYDMSKPVSEGGLTFRARFGVERDGDNLLAEGVYSANSDIQDGYPEFTMQMLMDLGWDSDLTDAERASIDAVAGPKTNWKTDLSGGIQRVAIQHECAPFGNAKARAVVWTFPDPVPLHREPLYTPRRDLVEDYPTYEDRKFYRLPTMYASIQKNDFSKDYPIILTSGRLVEYEGGGEESRSNPWLAELQQDMFVEINPRDANNLGLRDGAQVWVEGPEGGKVKVMAMVTERVGEGVAFMPFHFGGHFQGKDLRDKYPSGADPYVLGESSNTAQTYGYDSVTQMQESKTTLCKISAA is encoded by the coding sequence ATGCTTAGGAAAAAGACCAACGGGGTTGCGAGACGCCCCCAGCGGACAAGTATCCTGTCTGAGGTTGCGGAAAAATCCGTCGACCGCCGCGCGTTTTTGCGTGGCAGCGGACTGGCCATTGGGGGCCTGGCCGCGATCAGCGCCACCGGTGGAACGGTGACACAGGCCAACGCAGCATCCGCTGCTGCCGGGGCCGTCGAAGCGATTAAATCGGTCTGCACCCATTGTTCGGTTGGCTGTACTGTCGTGGCCGAAGTGCAAAACGGTGTCTGGATCGGGCAAGAGCCCGGCTGGGACAGCCCGTTCAATCTGGGGGCTCATTGCGCCAAAGGGGCCTCGGTACGCGAGCACGCCCATGGCGAACGCCGCCTGAAATACCCGATGAAGAAAGAAGGCGGGGAATGGAAGCGCATCAGCTGGGAACAGGCGATCAACGAGATCGGCGACGGCATGATGCAGATCCGCGACGAAAGCGGACCTGACAGCGTCTATTGGCTGGGTTCGGCCAAACACAACAACGAACAGGCCTATCTGTTCCGCAAATTCGCTGCCTATTGGGGCACGAACAACGTGGATCACCAGGCCCGGATCTGTCATTCGACCACAGTTGCCGGTGTTGCGAACACCTGGGGCTATGGTGCGATGACCAATTCGTACAATGACATCCACAACTCCAAGGCCATTTTCATCATTGGCGGCAACCCGGCCGAAGCGCACCCCGTTTCGCTGTTGCATGTGCTCAAGGCCAAGGAACAGAACAACGCGCCCTTGATCGTGTGTGACCCTCGGTTCACCCGCACGGCGGCCCATGCCGACGAATACGTACGGTTCCGTCCGGGTTCGGATGTGGCGCTGGTCTGGGGGATTCTCTATCATATCTTCGAAAACGGCTGGGAGGACAAAGAGTTCATCCGTACGCGCGTATGGGGGATGGATCAGATCCGCGAGGAGGTCCGCAAATGGACTCCCGAAGAGGTCGAACGTGTCACCGGCACACCCGGATCCCAGCTGAAACGTGTGGCCCGCACAATGGCCAACAACCGACCCGGAACCGTGATCTGGTGTATGGGCGGGACCCAGCACACCAATGGCAACAACAACACCCGCGCTTATTGCATCCTGCAGCTTGCTCTGGGCAACATGGGTGCCAGCGGTGGTGGTACCAACATCTTCCGCGGCCATGACAATGTGCAGGGCGCAACTGACCTGGGCGTTCTGTCCCACACCCTGCCAGGGTATTATGGCCTGTCCAAGGGAGCCTGGGCCCATTGGGCGCGCGTCTGGGAGGAAGACCCCGAATGGCTGGCCGGTCAGTTCGACAAGATTGTCGACAAGGACGGCAAGGACAAGAGCCTGCAGAATCTGACCGGTATCCCGGTGTCGCGCTGGATTGATGGTGTTCTGGAAGAAAAGGACAACATGGATCAGCCCAACAACGTGCGGGCCATGGTTCTTTGGGGACACGCGCCGAACTCGCAAACGCGCGGGCCAGAGATGAAGACCGCGATGGAAAAATTGGACATGCTGGTCGTGGTTGACCCGTATCCCACCGTTTCCGCCGTTTTGCATGATCGCACGGATGGCTGCTATCTGCTGCCGGCCTGTACCCAGTTCGAAACTCGGGGGTCTGTCACGGCATCAAACCGGTCGTTCCAGTGGCGCGACAAGGTCGTGGATCCGTTGTTTGAATCCAAAACCGACCACGAGATCATGGGGCTGTTCGCCAACAAGTTCGGCTGGGCGGACCGGTTCTTCCGCAATATCGAGATGGAGGATGAAAACACCCCCAATGTTGAGAGCGTAACCCGCGAATTCAACAAAGGATTGTGGACCATCGGTTATACCGGGCAATCGCCGGAGCGGCTGAAACTGCATATGGCGAACCAGCATACCTTTGATCGCACGACCTTGCAGGCCATTGGTGGTCCCGCAGATGGGGATTATTACGGCTTGCCATGGCCTTGCTGGGGCACGGCTGAAATGGGACATCCCGGAACGCCGAACCTCTATGACATGTCCAAACCCGTGTCCGAAGGTGGCCTGACCTTCCGCGCCCGATTTGGTGTGGAACGGGATGGGGACAACCTTTTGGCCGAAGGCGTCTATTCCGCGAATTCGGACATTCAGGATGGTTATCCCGAATTCACCATGCAGATGCTGATGGATCTGGGGTGGGACAGCGACCTGACCGACGCAGAACGCGCGTCGATCGACGCGGTGGCGGGTCCCAAGACCAACTGGAAAACCGACCTGTCCGGCGGCATCCAACGGGTGGCGATTCAGCACGAATGCGCGCCCTTCGGCAATGCCAAAGCCCGGGCCGTGGTGTGGACCTTCCCGGATCCGGTGCCGCTGCATCGCGAACCATTGTACACGCCGCGTCGTGATCTGGTTGAGGATTACCCGACATACGAGGACCGCAAGTTCTATCGTCTGCCGACCATGTATGCCTCGATCCAGAAGAACGATTTCTCCAAGGATTACCCGATCATTCTCACCTCCGGCCGTCTGGTCGAATACGAGGGTGGCGGCGAGGAGAGCCGTTCGAACCCGTGGCTGGCCGAATTGCAACAGGACATGTTTGTCGAAATCAATCCGCGGGACGCCAATAATCTGGGATTGCGGGACGGCGCACAGGTCTGGGTCGAAGGGCCCGAAGGCGGCAAGGTCAAAGTCATGGCGATGGTGACCGAACGGGTCGGCGAAGGCGTGGCCTTTATGCCGTTCCACTTTGGCGGCCATTTCCAGGGCAAGGATCTACGGGACAAATACCCGTCCGGTGCAGATCCATATGTGTTGGGGGAATCTTCGAACACCGCCCAGACCTATGGTTATGACTCTGTCACCCAGATGCAGGAGTCCAAGACGACCCTCTGCAAGATCTCAGCAGCATAA
- a CDS encoding twin-arginine translocation pathway signal protein produces MAKKNEEAQSRRDFLKLAATTAPVAAVAVATTGTTAEAADPDLSSEKMQDTAHTRAYYDSARF; encoded by the coding sequence AAAGAAAAACGAGGAGGCGCAAAGCCGCCGCGATTTTCTGAAACTGGCTGCGACCACAGCGCCGGTTGCCGCCGTCGCGGTTGCGACGACGGGAACGACGGCCGAGGCCGCAGACCCCGACCTGTCATCGGAAAAGATGCAGGATACAGCGCATACCCGCGCCTATTACGACAGCGCCCGCTTCTGA